One part of the Dyadobacter sp. 676 genome encodes these proteins:
- a CDS encoding mannose-1-phosphate guanylyltransferase, whose amino-acid sequence MQDTYVIIMAGGVGTRFWPFSRTDFPKQFHDVLGTGRTLLQQTVDRFEGVCPIENVYIVTSQEYKDLIKQQIPELTEDQILLEPHRRNTAPCIAYACYKIAARNPNANVVVAPADHIILKEDVFKDTIKVALGATRNEDILVTLGIQPTRPDTGYGYIQYIPDKLTVKKVKSFTEKPHLELALQFLDSGDFVWNAGIFVWNINAFKKALTQFQPDIAEIFDGGNEHYYLDSEDAFVQRAYQHCGSISIDNGIMEKAENVHVVLASFGWSDLGTWKSMYEVSEKDGNLNVTDGNLILHNTTNSIIKTPKDKLVVVNGLDGFIVAEFDGVLLICKKDDEQKVKEFVAQAKELDPKYV is encoded by the coding sequence ATGCAGGATACTTATGTAATTATCATGGCGGGCGGTGTCGGGACACGTTTCTGGCCTTTCAGCCGGACAGATTTTCCGAAGCAGTTCCATGATGTGCTCGGCACGGGCCGGACGCTTTTGCAGCAGACAGTCGACAGGTTCGAAGGCGTTTGTCCGATTGAAAATGTCTATATAGTGACCAGTCAGGAGTATAAAGATCTGATCAAACAGCAGATTCCCGAGCTCACCGAAGATCAGATCCTCCTCGAACCGCACCGGCGGAATACCGCGCCTTGCATTGCCTATGCTTGCTACAAGATCGCGGCACGCAACCCCAATGCCAATGTGGTGGTGGCGCCCGCCGACCATATCATTTTAAAAGAGGATGTTTTCAAGGACACCATCAAAGTGGCGCTCGGCGCGACCCGTAACGAGGATATTCTTGTCACGCTGGGTATTCAGCCGACCCGCCCGGACACAGGTTACGGTTACATTCAATACATTCCCGACAAGCTGACGGTCAAGAAGGTAAAGTCGTTTACCGAAAAACCGCACCTGGAACTTGCATTGCAATTCCTCGACAGCGGTGATTTCGTCTGGAATGCCGGTATTTTTGTCTGGAACATCAATGCGTTCAAAAAGGCGCTGACGCAGTTCCAACCCGACATTGCGGAAATTTTCGATGGTGGAAACGAACATTACTATCTCGATTCCGAGGATGCGTTCGTTCAGCGGGCCTATCAGCATTGCGGCAGCATTTCCATCGACAATGGCATCATGGAAAAAGCCGAAAACGTGCACGTGGTACTCGCCAGCTTCGGTTGGTCGGATCTGGGAACCTGGAAATCGATGTACGAAGTGTCTGAAAAAGACGGCAACCTGAATGTTACCGACGGCAACCTGATCCTGCATAATACGACAAACTCGATCATCAAAACGCCGAAAGACAAGCTGGTGGTCGTTAACGGCCTCGACGGCTTCATTGTAGCCGAATTTGATGGCGTGCTGCTGATTTGCAAAAAAGACGACGAACAGAAGGTGAAGGAGTTCGTGGCGCAGGCCAAGGAGCTTGATCCGAAATATGTTTAA
- a CDS encoding carboxypeptidase-like regulatory domain-containing protein, translated as MITTSPFRRNPLLFLFALLFCQHSFAQISLTGKVTESVTQEPLAGVSIRIQGKVAGTITNTKGEFSLTTTSNPPFTIIISSVGFQSQEIPVTASMSNLDVRLVEQPILGKEIVVAASRVEESVMKSPVAVEKLDIRGIRDTPAANFYDALANLKGIDMTTQGVLFKSVNMRGFGATGNPRTVQMIDGMDNQAPGLNFPIDNIIGMSELDVESVEVLPGAASALYGPNAVNGLILMNSKSPFLYQGLSANLKGGIMHEKNRSKATTPFADATIRYAKAFNNKFAFKVNISYIQAKDWEATNYTNLNVGGNADPNRGKGTDPDYDGTNVYGDEIQTNINAVARALAAAGQIPQAAVGLVPNTFVSRTGYREKDLVDYDTKSLKANAALHYRLNEKVEAIAQVNYGYGTTVYTGTGRYSLRDFNLTQAKLELRGDNFTVRAYTTQERSGKSYLSGLAAVSMLGEIKPNNAWFGQYVGAFVTARGAGAAEADAHVLARQAADQGMPQPGSAAFDQLLDKYRNMPIVNGGGGFADKTNMYHAEGFYNFKNQIRFLELIAGANYRLYTLRSAGTLFADTKEGRDGTIPINEWGAFAQAGKTLLSDHLKLTGSIRYDKNENFDGQFTPRVSAVTTFGEHNIRLSYQTGFRIPTTQNQYIDLRTPSGTLVGGLPEFDARYNLSNGILRQNLSEATVAAVVQSDPSLIQSARQYATVVVTQQATATITQQVTTAVTAQVNQAVQAGTIPNDPAAIQAAITAGVNQTLPGVLAAQLPGILAKEVPALVPDLAKAYALGKLPKYQPVKLKPERIASYEIGYKGVIANKLFVDAYYYISKYKNLIGGTVIVVPTAAAAPGLPIESGIGVGNYQGFARTVNTTETITTRGFAIGLNYALPQGFNIGGNLANNELKDFTPSPEVQYSQFNTPKYRYNVSVGRRITSANRWGFNVVYRYQQSFLWESSFVVPTTTDVPVFSNTRVPAINNLDAQVSWKLPTIKSIVKLGGTNLFGKSYFQSYASPNVGSTYYVSIMFDELLN; from the coding sequence ATGATAACGACTTCTCCATTCCGCAGAAATCCGCTTCTCTTTCTCTTTGCATTGTTGTTTTGCCAACATTCTTTTGCACAGATTAGTTTAACCGGAAAAGTCACCGAATCGGTCACTCAGGAGCCGCTCGCCGGCGTAAGCATTCGTATACAGGGCAAAGTGGCCGGCACGATCACGAATACAAAAGGCGAATTTTCCCTGACCACAACGTCCAACCCGCCTTTCACCATCATTATCAGCTCGGTTGGCTTCCAGTCGCAGGAGATACCGGTGACGGCCAGCATGTCGAACCTCGACGTCCGCCTGGTAGAGCAACCGATTTTGGGCAAGGAAATCGTCGTTGCCGCCTCGCGTGTGGAGGAAAGCGTGATGAAATCGCCGGTTGCTGTGGAGAAGCTCGATATCAGGGGCATTCGCGATACGCCGGCTGCCAACTTTTACGATGCGCTCGCGAACCTGAAAGGCATCGACATGACTACTCAGGGCGTTTTGTTCAAATCCGTCAACATGCGCGGCTTCGGTGCTACCGGTAACCCACGTACCGTTCAAATGATCGACGGCATGGACAACCAGGCTCCCGGACTTAACTTTCCGATCGACAACATTATCGGAATGTCCGAACTCGACGTCGAGAGTGTGGAAGTGCTCCCTGGCGCGGCGTCGGCATTGTATGGTCCCAATGCGGTGAATGGCTTAATCCTGATGAACAGCAAAAGTCCATTCCTGTACCAGGGATTGAGCGCGAACCTGAAAGGTGGCATCATGCACGAAAAGAACCGCTCGAAAGCCACCACGCCATTCGCCGACGCGACGATCCGCTATGCAAAGGCATTCAATAACAAATTTGCATTCAAGGTAAACATCTCTTACATCCAGGCCAAAGACTGGGAAGCTACCAACTATACCAACCTGAACGTGGGCGGCAACGCCGACCCGAATCGCGGAAAAGGTACCGATCCGGACTATGACGGCACGAATGTATACGGGGACGAAATACAGACCAATATCAATGCGGTCGCCAGGGCACTCGCTGCGGCAGGGCAGATTCCGCAGGCAGCGGTAGGCCTGGTCCCGAATACATTCGTGAGCCGGACGGGCTACCGCGAAAAGGACCTGGTTGATTACGACACTAAAAGCCTTAAAGCCAACGCCGCACTCCATTACCGCCTGAACGAGAAAGTGGAAGCCATCGCGCAGGTCAACTATGGCTATGGTACGACGGTTTACACCGGCACCGGCCGCTATTCCCTGCGTGATTTCAACCTTACGCAGGCCAAACTGGAACTGCGTGGCGACAATTTTACGGTCCGGGCATATACCACGCAGGAACGTTCCGGGAAGTCCTACCTCTCGGGGCTGGCCGCGGTGTCGATGCTGGGCGAGATCAAGCCGAACAATGCATGGTTCGGGCAATACGTGGGGGCATTCGTGACTGCGCGTGGCGCGGGCGCTGCGGAGGCGGACGCGCACGTACTTGCGCGACAGGCAGCGGACCAGGGAATGCCACAGCCGGGCAGCGCGGCATTCGACCAGCTGCTGGATAAGTACCGGAATATGCCCATTGTAAACGGCGGGGGCGGTTTTGCCGATAAAACCAATATGTACCACGCCGAAGGCTTTTATAATTTCAAAAACCAGATCCGCTTCCTGGAACTGATCGCGGGTGCTAATTATCGTCTTTACACCCTGCGTTCCGCCGGTACATTGTTTGCCGACACCAAGGAAGGGCGCGACGGAACGATCCCGATCAACGAATGGGGCGCGTTTGCGCAGGCTGGCAAAACTTTGCTTTCCGACCATTTGAAACTGACCGGCTCGATCCGCTACGACAAAAACGAGAACTTTGACGGCCAATTCACGCCAAGGGTATCGGCCGTAACCACATTCGGGGAGCACAACATCCGGCTTTCCTACCAGACCGGCTTCCGCATTCCGACTACGCAAAACCAGTATATCGACCTCAGGACACCCTCGGGCACCCTCGTAGGCGGCCTGCCGGAATTTGATGCCCGTTACAACCTGTCGAACGGCATTCTCCGCCAAAACCTGTCGGAGGCCACTGTGGCAGCTGTAGTGCAGAGCGACCCGTCCCTGATTCAAAGCGCCCGGCAATACGCTACCGTGGTGGTTACCCAGCAAGCGACGGCCACCATAACCCAGCAGGTGACTACCGCGGTAACCGCACAAGTTAACCAGGCGGTGCAGGCGGGGACCATTCCAAACGACCCGGCGGCCATACAGGCGGCTATTACGGCGGGGGTAAACCAGACACTTCCGGGCGTGCTCGCGGCACAACTTCCGGGCATCCTGGCAAAGGAAGTACCCGCGCTCGTTCCCGACCTCGCCAAGGCATATGCGTTGGGAAAACTTCCCAAATACCAGCCTGTAAAGCTCAAACCGGAACGCATTGCTTCCTATGAAATCGGTTATAAGGGCGTTATCGCGAACAAGCTGTTTGTCGACGCCTATTATTATATCAGCAAATACAAAAACCTGATTGGTGGAACGGTGATTGTGGTACCTACCGCCGCCGCCGCGCCGGGCCTGCCTATCGAATCGGGTATCGGGGTGGGAAACTACCAGGGATTCGCGCGGACGGTTAATACTACCGAGACCATCACCACGCGCGGATTCGCCATTGGCTTAAACTACGCATTACCACAGGGGTTCAATATCGGCGGAAATCTCGCGAATAACGAACTGAAAGATTTTACACCATCGCCGGAAGTGCAGTATTCGCAGTTCAACACACCAAAATACCGGTACAATGTAAGCGTTGGCCGCCGCATTACGAGCGCCAACAGATGGGGTTTCAATGTAGTTTACCGTTATCAGCAGTCATTCTTGTGGGAATCGAGTTTCGTGGTGCCTACCACTACCGATGTGCCGGTATTCTCTAATACACGGGTGCCGGCGATCAACAACCTCGACGCGCAGGTAAGTTGGAAACTCCCGACGATCAAATCGATCGTCAAGCTTGGAGGGACGAACCTGTTCGGGAAATCGTACTTCCAGTCGTACGCAAGTCCGAATGTGGGCAGCACGTACTACGTGTCCATTATGTTTGACGAGCTGCTGAACTGA
- the upp gene encoding uracil phosphoribosyltransferase — protein MFLLSQKPSIADHYLAELRDVNCQKDRMRFRRNMERVGELLAYELSKTLTFKTEKVETPLGTAPCRSMLQPLVLATILRAGLPFHQGFLNIFDKADNAFIGAYRGHHINAEEEFTVEMDYITSPDLTGKILVMIDPMLATGRSMEKVYHALLRFGIPSQTHIASVIASPEGVEYLQQRIPQCRLWLGAVDQKLNEQYYIVPGLGDAGDLAYGEK, from the coding sequence ATGTTTTTACTTTCCCAAAAGCCTTCCATAGCAGATCATTACCTGGCCGAATTGCGTGACGTAAATTGTCAGAAAGACCGGATGCGTTTTCGCCGGAATATGGAGCGCGTGGGTGAGTTGCTGGCCTATGAATTGTCGAAAACGCTTACCTTCAAAACGGAAAAAGTAGAAACGCCCCTTGGTACCGCACCCTGCCGTTCGATGTTGCAACCTTTGGTACTTGCCACGATTCTCCGGGCCGGGTTACCTTTCCACCAGGGCTTCCTTAATATTTTCGATAAAGCCGATAATGCCTTTATAGGGGCTTACCGGGGGCATCATATCAATGCGGAGGAGGAATTTACAGTCGAAATGGATTACATCACAAGCCCCGACCTGACGGGTAAAATCCTCGTGATGATCGATCCCATGCTTGCCACCGGACGTTCGATGGAAAAAGTTTATCATGCATTATTACGTTTCGGGATTCCTTCGCAAACCCATATTGCATCCGTTATCGCCAGTCCGGAGGGCGTCGAATACCTGCAGCAAAGGATTCCGCAATGCCGCCTCTGGCTCGGCGCGGTGGATCAGAAGCTGAACGAGCAATATTATATAGTACCGGGCCTCGGCGACGCCGGCGACCTGGCTTATGGTGAAAAATAG
- a CDS encoding capsule assembly Wzi family protein — translation MYQGIIRHFKILLLTLVSSVYVHAQSSFVPLNDDYYHLIDRLEIKRGKFSEGFHYNARPFERKAVVALTDSILKEGTVDLTERDWETIDYLREDSWEWTNGMISTDSAKYNKLARLGWFKSPPPGRKRRFFHHPADLYSIHNKDFDLHFNFTTTNFIGKDNSYDTTSQQTLWFTGRGVEIRGMINEKLGFYTFVSDNQGRFPRYVNGFAPKYSFPGEGLAKQTRNHGTDFLSARGYITFRPLKAVNVKLGHDYNTFGSGYRSLILSDNSSPYLFLRLDTQLGRFHYTNLWTSMIDGGEDAFSEFLRRKKFAAIHHLSVNLTDKINFGVFEAEVFNRDSVGGGYDLNYLNPIIFYRYVESYIGSQDNALLGFDFRWLVGKTASIYSQFVLDEFLTKYLFNGSGSWTNKYSFQLGAKYVDAFGIPNLDLQAEYNVVRPYTYSHKDGGRNYMHYGQALAHPLGANFREYLGILRYKVTPRLSIYGTVMSAMQGKDPSDKPLMNYGGDISKSYETRHVNREGESELNQKIGQGIKARTLFTDLRLSYSLAHNLFLDGRYQIRKVRSQDVHVATNSNVFTFAIRYNMAYRQQTY, via the coding sequence ATGTATCAAGGAATTATCCGGCATTTTAAAATACTGCTTTTAACACTGGTATCCTCGGTATACGTACACGCGCAAAGTTCATTCGTTCCGCTAAACGACGATTATTACCATCTTATCGATCGCTTGGAAATCAAAAGGGGCAAATTTTCCGAGGGCTTTCATTACAATGCCAGGCCATTCGAACGGAAGGCCGTCGTGGCCCTCACCGATTCGATCCTGAAAGAAGGTACCGTGGACCTCACCGAGCGGGACTGGGAGACGATCGATTATCTGAGGGAAGACAGCTGGGAGTGGACCAACGGCATGATCTCCACCGATTCGGCCAAATACAACAAACTCGCGCGGCTTGGCTGGTTCAAATCACCTCCGCCGGGCCGCAAACGCAGGTTTTTCCATCATCCCGCGGATCTGTACAGCATTCACAACAAAGATTTCGACCTGCATTTCAATTTTACTACCACCAATTTCATCGGAAAGGACAACAGCTACGACACCACTTCGCAGCAAACGCTGTGGTTTACCGGCCGGGGCGTTGAAATCCGGGGTATGATTAATGAAAAACTTGGGTTCTACACATTTGTTTCCGATAACCAGGGGCGTTTTCCGCGGTATGTAAACGGCTTTGCGCCCAAATACAGTTTCCCTGGGGAAGGTCTGGCCAAGCAGACGCGCAACCACGGCACCGATTTCCTCTCGGCACGCGGTTATATTACTTTCCGCCCGCTTAAAGCGGTAAATGTCAAACTCGGGCACGATTACAACACATTCGGCAGCGGTTACCGCTCGCTGATCCTTTCGGACAACAGCAGCCCATACCTGTTCCTGCGCCTGGATACCCAGCTCGGCCGGTTTCATTATACCAATCTCTGGACCAGCATGATAGATGGCGGCGAGGACGCATTCTCGGAATTTTTAAGAAGAAAGAAATTCGCGGCTATTCACCATTTGAGTGTCAATCTCACGGATAAAATCAATTTCGGCGTATTTGAAGCGGAAGTTTTCAACCGCGATTCGGTGGGCGGCGGTTACGACCTGAATTATTTAAATCCCATTATCTTCTACCGCTACGTGGAGTCCTACATCGGTAGCCAGGACAACGCATTGCTCGGCTTCGATTTCCGCTGGCTCGTAGGCAAAACGGCTTCCATTTACAGCCAGTTTGTATTGGATGAATTTCTGACCAAATACCTTTTCAACGGCAGCGGCTCCTGGACCAACAAATACAGTTTCCAGCTCGGCGCCAAATATGTGGATGCCTTTGGCATACCAAACCTGGATTTGCAGGCCGAATATAACGTCGTGCGCCCCTATACCTACTCGCATAAGGATGGCGGGCGCAACTATATGCATTATGGGCAGGCGCTCGCGCACCCGCTGGGCGCGAATTTCCGGGAATACCTGGGCATTTTGCGTTATAAAGTAACCCCGAGACTGTCCATTTACGGCACCGTAATGTCGGCCATGCAGGGTAAAGACCCGTCCGACAAACCTTTGATGAACTATGGAGGCGATATTTCGAAGAGCTACGAAACCCGCCACGTGAACCGCGAAGGCGAAAGCGAGCTGAATCAGAAGATCGGTCAGGGCATCAAAGCGAGAACATTATTTACAGATTTACGCCTCTCCTATTCCCTGGCCCACAACCTGTTCCTCGACGGCCGGTACCAGATCAGGAAGGTCAGGTCGCAGGATGTGCATGTGGCCACCAACTCCAATGTTTTTACGTTTGCCATACGCTACAACATGGCGTACCGGCAGCAGACTTACTGA
- the nadC gene encoding carboxylating nicotinate-nucleotide diphosphorylase, with translation METDPHELRNLIRLALLEDIGDGDHSSLASVPENATRRAKLLVKQDGVLAGVEVAQIIFDETAKYYNHPRPKIDVLLFDGSVVSTGDIVFTVEGNARLILKAERLVLNIMQRMSGIATYARQMSDLIKELPVKLLDTRKTTPNFRLFEKMAVKIGGAVNHRMGLYDMIMLKDNHVDYAGGIEAAITGANKYLKETGRKLKIEIETRNLAEVDEVLRVGQVDIIMLDNFNLDDLREAVKRIGGRYETEASGNITEKTLRAVAETGVDGISSGALTHQARSLDLSLKAF, from the coding sequence ATGGAAACTGATCCACACGAGCTCCGGAATCTTATCAGACTTGCATTGCTGGAAGATATTGGAGACGGAGACCATTCATCCCTGGCCAGCGTACCCGAAAATGCCACCAGACGCGCCAAACTGCTGGTGAAGCAGGACGGCGTGCTCGCAGGAGTGGAAGTGGCGCAGATCATCTTCGATGAGACCGCAAAATATTACAACCATCCCCGTCCGAAAATTGATGTGTTACTTTTCGACGGTTCCGTCGTATCAACAGGAGACATTGTTTTTACGGTAGAAGGAAATGCGCGACTGATCCTGAAAGCCGAGCGGCTGGTGCTGAACATTATGCAGCGTATGAGCGGTATCGCCACCTATGCGAGGCAGATGTCGGATTTGATCAAAGAATTGCCCGTAAAACTACTCGATACCCGCAAAACGACACCCAATTTCAGGCTGTTTGAAAAAATGGCGGTGAAAATCGGCGGGGCCGTGAACCACCGGATGGGCCTTTACGACATGATCATGTTGAAGGATAACCACGTGGATTACGCCGGCGGCATCGAAGCGGCCATTACGGGGGCCAACAAATACCTGAAAGAAACAGGCAGGAAGCTGAAAATCGAGATCGAAACGCGGAACCTTGCGGAGGTGGATGAAGTGCTGCGCGTGGGACAGGTGGATATTATCATGCTGGATAATTTCAATCTGGACGACCTGCGCGAAGCGGTGAAAAGGATCGGCGGGCGGTACGAAACCGAGGCTTCGGGCAACATTACCGAAAAAACATTGCGCGCAGTGGCCGAAACCGGCGTGGATGGCATATCCAGCGGTGCGCTCACGCACCAGGCGCGAAGTCTGGATTTAAGCTTGAAAGCCTTCTAA
- a CDS encoding helix-hairpin-helix domain-containing protein, protein MKTTYAFDLQGKYAAYFLWVTILLFFQAAPSIAQEPPRGEIDINRFIAELFPIPPDDSEELYESLLQLYTNPLDLNTATPDDLAATFILSEEQLRSFFDYRVKAGALLSLYELQAIPGFDIYTIRRLLPFVTISTRAVSVQEALRNPGQHFLMYRSAKLLERQKGFTPQDSNSGAGTRYQGPPFNGYLRYRNARSGAYSFGITLEKDSGEKIWCWNAHRQIWGIDFTSFHVQLANRGKLKNLIIGDFQMQAGQGMLFGAGLSLGKGSEVIRTVYRSTTGAKPYTSATEANFFRGVTATWSITKQTDLAILASRTKRDATQEADSTHSGITTSLPVTGYHRTPSEIEKHNLLREQNIGFHLLHRPGSQKGQVGLTALFTDYNSFIRKRDLPYNRYEFSGKQNLVAGLHGDYRWQNVHFFTEAAISRSGGIGAIGGAIAGIGRKLDVSGMARHYARNFHTFYGNAASEATRPINERGAYAGVRWSPSRKWQWSGYFDYFRFPWLKYQVDKPSGGFDYFLHLLWKPSKRLNGYLLFHEKHKQINDPDAGAGDPLLRSVKRTAMLNCDYEVPLKCAFRTRLQYGRLKDGHARGSNGFTVVQDLTWHFSKIEISGRVAFFKTDDYDSRQYVYEKDMLYTFSVPAYYNTGTRHYLMARYMVSEGLKIWLRWSQTRYSDIDKISSGLGEIDGNKRSEAKVQVMYQF, encoded by the coding sequence ATGAAAACCACATACGCTTTTGATCTTCAAGGGAAATATGCAGCGTATTTCCTGTGGGTAACTATATTGCTTTTCTTTCAGGCAGCGCCTTCCATTGCACAAGAACCGCCACGCGGAGAAATCGACATTAACCGCTTCATCGCCGAGCTCTTTCCGATCCCGCCCGACGATTCGGAAGAACTTTACGAATCGCTTTTACAGCTTTACACCAACCCGCTCGACCTCAATACGGCTACGCCCGACGATCTTGCGGCTACATTTATTTTAAGCGAGGAGCAACTCCGTTCATTTTTCGACTATCGCGTCAAAGCCGGTGCATTGCTTTCATTGTATGAATTGCAAGCCATTCCAGGTTTCGATATTTACACTATTCGGCGGTTGTTACCCTTTGTGACAATCAGCACCAGGGCGGTTTCCGTTCAGGAAGCGTTGAGAAATCCGGGCCAGCATTTCCTGATGTACCGTTCGGCGAAGTTGTTGGAACGGCAGAAAGGTTTCACACCGCAGGATTCCAACTCCGGCGCAGGTACCCGATACCAGGGGCCGCCGTTCAATGGCTATCTCCGCTATCGGAATGCGAGGAGCGGCGCATACAGTTTCGGGATCACATTGGAAAAGGATTCGGGAGAAAAAATATGGTGCTGGAATGCGCACAGGCAGATTTGGGGTATCGATTTTACTTCGTTTCACGTCCAGCTCGCCAACCGCGGCAAACTTAAAAACCTGATAATCGGCGACTTTCAAATGCAAGCCGGGCAGGGAATGCTCTTTGGCGCGGGCCTCTCGCTAGGCAAGGGCTCGGAAGTGATCCGCACCGTTTACAGAAGCACAACCGGCGCCAAACCTTATACTTCGGCCACCGAAGCCAACTTTTTCAGGGGCGTTACGGCCACATGGAGCATTACGAAGCAAACCGATCTGGCCATTTTAGCTTCCCGAACCAAACGCGACGCGACCCAGGAGGCGGACAGTACTCATTCGGGCATCACCACTTCACTTCCCGTTACCGGCTACCATCGCACGCCCTCGGAAATCGAAAAGCACAACTTGCTTCGCGAGCAGAACATCGGTTTCCATTTGCTGCACAGGCCCGGCTCCCAAAAAGGCCAGGTTGGGCTCACGGCGCTTTTTACCGATTACAATTCATTTATCCGGAAACGTGACCTGCCCTACAACCGCTACGAATTTTCGGGCAAACAAAACCTCGTCGCTGGCCTGCACGGCGATTATCGATGGCAGAATGTACACTTCTTTACCGAAGCGGCTATATCGCGAAGCGGCGGCATCGGTGCGATCGGCGGTGCCATCGCGGGCATCGGCAGGAAGCTCGACGTTTCGGGTATGGCCCGGCATTATGCACGCAATTTTCACACATTCTACGGCAATGCCGCCAGCGAGGCCACCCGGCCGATCAACGAGCGCGGTGCTTATGCCGGCGTCCGCTGGTCGCCGTCGCGAAAATGGCAATGGAGCGGCTATTTCGATTATTTCCGGTTTCCCTGGCTGAAATACCAGGTCGATAAACCGTCGGGCGGCTTCGACTATTTCCTGCATTTGCTCTGGAAACCATCGAAGCGGTTGAATGGATACCTCCTGTTTCACGAAAAACATAAACAGATTAATGATCCGGATGCGGGCGCTGGTGATCCATTGCTAAGATCTGTCAAACGGACGGCGATGCTTAACTGTGACTACGAAGTTCCGCTCAAATGCGCATTCCGGACGCGGTTGCAATATGGCAGGTTGAAGGACGGGCATGCAAGAGGTTCTAACGGTTTCACGGTTGTGCAGGACCTCACCTGGCATTTTTCAAAAATTGAAATCAGTGGCCGCGTCGCGTTCTTCAAAACCGACGATTACGATAGCCGGCAATATGTGTATGAGAAAGATATGCTCTACACATTCTCGGTTCCGGCCTATTACAATACCGGCACCCGGCATTATCTGATGGCGCGATACATGGTTTCGGAGGGGCTCAAAATATGGCTCAGGTGGTCGCAAACGCGGTATTCGGACATCGACAAGATCAGCTCGGGCCTCGGCGAAATCGACGGTAACAAACGAAGCGAAGCGAAAGTACAGGTGATGTATCAGTTTTGA